A window of the Fulvia fulva chromosome 3, complete sequence genome harbors these coding sequences:
- a CDS encoding Isopenicillin N epimerase component 1: MICISSSQLVVAPSSTRRHIQYTSPHFALISAESMALAVAAGGLAAAAYLDGKYQLRRDATTILKRKKAEKVYEKALKDDKVSPWYLLAEACAKNPKNRAVWTRHGEWTFQQFHDETVRYAQWMLDQGIRPGDLVAMYLTNSAEFLMVFFATLSIGAGPALFNYNLEDKALMHCLAVAESKFLIVDEDAGCQQRIEAKRQDIENAGAKIVTLNNDLKRTVKSMPTTVPEDRLRSGMKGEWPYALIYTSGTTGLPKGCPFTVQRTWHLGSHFEPVFGAKPGRDCWYSPMPLYHGTGLITTSIALLGGIGVAIAPRFSVRNFWQDIHDSRSTMFIYVGETARYLLAAPKQPLERDHILRVAYGNGLRPDVWHKLQERFNIPEVAEFFNSSEGVFQLLNYATGPYTNACVGHHGLLLRAITNKTYVPVAIDVDTGDIWRDPKTGFAKRTPYEEGGEMLVKVQSKAEFGGYWRNPEATNKRFAHDVFVKGDLYYRSGDALRRSPDGHWYFMDRLGDTFRWKSENVSTAEVGEVLGHYPGIAEANVYGVTVPGHEGRAGCAALHLTTTPNPAFFADLLKYCRARLPRYAVPVFLRIVKGSSHIHNHKQNKVGLRQEGVDPEKVGTLEKEGGEDEFYWWRPETDAYEVFTKGEWESLSKGQARL; the protein is encoded by the exons ATGATCTGTATCTCCTCCAGCCAGCTAGTCGTTGCCCCTTCCTCCACAAGAAGACACATCCAATATACTTCACCTCATTTCGCGCTAATTAGTGCTGAAAGCATGGCTTTGG CTGTCGCTGCTGGTGGCTTGGCCGCCGCAGCATATCTGGATGGGAAATACCAACTACGACGAGATGCAACAACCATACTCAAGCGGAAAAAGGCCGAAAAAGTGTACGAGAAAGCGCTGAAGGACGACAAGGTCTCGCCATGGTACCTCCTCGCCGAGGCATGCGCAAAGAACCCAAAGAACCGTGCTGTCTGGACTAGGCATGGAGAATGGACTTTCCAACAGTTTCATGACGAGACTGTCCGGTATGCTCAGTGGATGCTGGACCAGGGCATCCGGCCAGGCGACCTTGTCGCCATGTACTTGACCAACAGTGCCGAGTTCTTGATGGTCTTCTTCGCGACCTTGAGCATTGGAGCTGGTCCGGCCTTGTTCAACTACAATCTTGAAGACAAGGCATTGATGCACTGCCTGGCTGTTGCCGAGAGCAAGTTCTTGATCGTTGACGAGGACGCTGGTTGTCAGCAAAGGATCGAAGCCAAACGTCAAGACATCGAGAATGCTGGAGCCAAGATTGTCACACTGAACAACGATCTCAAACGCACAGTCAAGTCCATGCCCACCACCGTTCCCGAAGACAGGCTGCGGTCGGGCATGAAAGGCGAGTGGCCTTATGCTCTGATCTACACTTCTGGAACCACAGGACTGCCCAAAGGGTGTCCGTTCACTGTCCAGCGAACATGGCATCTCGGAAGCCACTTCGAGCCAGTTTTCGGCGCAAAGCCAGGCAGAGACTGCTGGTACAGTCCCATGCCACTTTACCACGGAACAGGTCTCATCACAACATCGATCGCCCTGCTTGGTGGGATCGGTGTTGCTATCGCACCACGCTTCTCCGTCAGGAACTTCTGGCAGGACATCCATGACAGCAGATCAACCATGTTCATCTATGTTGGCGAGACTGCCCGATATCTACTCGCTGCACCAAAGCAGCCTCTCGAGCGGGATCACATCCTGCGTGTTGCATACGGCAATGGCCTCAGACCTGACGTCTGGCACAAGCTTCAAGAACGATTCAATATACCCGAAGTTGCAGA ATTCTTCAACTCCAGTGAAGGCGTATTCCAACTCCTCAACTACGCCACCGGCCCATACACAAACGCATGTGTCGGACACCACGGTCTCCTCCTCCGCGCCATCACCAACAAAACATACGTCCCAGTAGCAATCGACGTCGACACCGGCGACATCTGGCGAGACCCCAAGACCGGCTTCGCCAAACGCACTCCCTACGAAGAAGGCGGCGAAATGCTCGTCAAAGTCCAGAGTAAAGCAGAGTTCGGCGGTTACTGGCGCAACCCCGAGGCAACGAACAAGCGCTTCGCCCACGACGTCTTCGTCAAAGGTGACCTCTACTACCGCAGCGGTGACGCCTTGCGAAGATCCCCAGACGGCCATTGGTACTTCATGGACCGCCTCGGCGACACCTTCCGCTGGAAATCCGAGAACGTCTCAACAGCAGAAGTCGGCGAAGTTCTAGGCCACTACCCCGGCATCGCAGAAGCCAACGTCTACGGCGTCACAGTGCCCGGCCACGAAGGTCGCGCAGGCTGTGCCGCACTTCATCTCACAACAACTCCCAACCCAGCCTTCTTCGCGGATCTGCTAAAGTACTGCCGCGCGAGATTGCCGCGGTATGCAGTGCCCGTGTTTTTGAGGATTGTAAAGGGGAGCTCGCATATTCATAACCATAAACAGAACAAAGTTGGTTTACGGCAGGAAGGTGTTGATCCAGAGAAGGTGGGCACGTTGGAGAAGGAGGGTGGGGAGGATGAGTTTTATTGGTGGAGGCCCGAGACGGATGCGTATGAGGTTTTTACGAAGGGGGAGTGGGAGAGCTTGAGTAAGGGGCAGGCGAGGTTGTAG